In Sphingobacterium thalpophilum, a genomic segment contains:
- a CDS encoding LacI family DNA-binding transcriptional regulator, with translation MAKSIKEIAQELNVSKSTVSLVINHKAERARISKELESRVLAYVEKVGYKPNALAKSLATGRSNTIGLIVENIGDSFFGPFALYVEELFRKKDYHVLYSSTLGDSQNARDIIDSMLEKKVEGIILAPTVDLEEYQRKILEHKVPLVVFDRNSPTVETHYVHIDNEVSGKNACDYLKSIGCRNFGLVTIDSDQPQMLARKRAYLDFCDTYGMEPRILQLPYQHLKQNGSRMLKNWAAKQIGLDGLFFTTNYLCILGLKVLRSAPENSYNFPMFSFDDHELFDILNPKISCIQQPLEALAKTCVKVLLKEIDQGISTPKEYIISTKLMRR, from the coding sequence ATGGCCAAATCAATTAAAGAAATAGCACAGGAACTCAATGTGTCTAAATCAACTGTTTCGTTAGTCATCAATCACAAAGCCGAGCGAGCACGCATTAGCAAGGAATTGGAAAGCCGCGTACTTGCATACGTTGAAAAAGTTGGCTATAAGCCCAATGCTCTCGCTAAGAGTTTAGCAACGGGGCGGTCAAATACCATTGGTCTAATTGTAGAAAATATTGGGGATTCTTTTTTTGGTCCATTTGCATTGTATGTAGAGGAATTGTTCCGAAAGAAAGATTATCACGTCCTCTACAGTAGTACGCTTGGAGATTCGCAAAATGCACGCGATATCATCGATTCGATGTTGGAAAAGAAAGTGGAAGGTATTATTTTGGCTCCGACAGTAGATCTGGAAGAATATCAGCGCAAAATATTGGAACATAAGGTTCCGTTGGTCGTTTTTGATAGAAATTCTCCAACAGTGGAAACCCATTATGTACATATTGACAATGAAGTTAGTGGGAAGAATGCATGTGACTATTTGAAATCTATTGGTTGTAGAAATTTTGGGTTGGTAACCATCGATTCGGATCAACCACAAATGCTGGCGCGTAAGCGTGCTTATTTGGATTTTTGTGACACATACGGAATGGAACCTCGCATACTGCAATTGCCTTATCAGCACCTGAAGCAGAACGGTTCACGTATGTTGAAAAATTGGGCAGCTAAGCAGATAGGCTTAGATGGTCTATTTTTTACCACAAATTATCTTTGTATTCTCGGATTGAAGGTATTACGGTCGGCACCTGAGAATAGCTATAATTTTCCGATGTTTTCTTTTGATGACCATGAATTATTTGATATTTTGAATCCTAAGATTTCCTGTATTCAACAACCATTGGAAGCTCTGGCTAAAACTTGTGTAAAAGTTTTGTTAAAGGAAATAGATCAGGGGATATCCACACCGAAAGAATATATCATCTCAACGAAATTGATGCGACGCTAA